CACGACGCCACACATTATTGACGATAGCGCCTGGTATGCCTCGCTCGCTGTTGTAGTTGTAGAGCTTGACGAGCACCTGTCCGTCGGGGAGACCGATATGGAGATTGCCCTCTAGTCGTGTGGCGTTGATGTCTCCGTTGTGCCGGACGGCTGTGGTGTCGTAAGCTATCTCGTGGGTGATGGGCAGGACCTTCTTATACCTAAACTTATACTTGCCACTGCTCTTGATCCACTCCGCATTGAAGGACATGGTGACCCTGGGCTCTAGTCGGTGCTCGATCAGTATGGCGGGATTGAAGAGGTCGAAGGAGCCAGTCCTGAGGCTCGCTCTCAGATTGGTCTGCGCACCATCGGTAAAGATCGGCTTGCGTGTCTGCAGGTAGACGGTACCGCTAGAGCCAAAGTCCTTGGCAGGCTGTAGGTAGCTACCCTTTTGCCCATTGAAGACCTGTATCGCCTCCATATTGTCGAGGGAGTACTGGCCGAGGTCTATCTGCCCATTCTGCGCATTGCTCAGCTCGACACCATCGTAAAAGATCCCGACGTGGTGAGTACCCATGCTGCGTATGTTGACCGTCTTGAGTCCACCGACCCCGCCGAAGTCCTTGACCTGAACGCCTGAGAAGGAGCGGAGCGCATCGGCTATGGAGAAGGCACTGAGCGCCTTGAGCTCTTGCCCTGAGAGTTGCTGTGCGGGTATGACTCCTCGCTTGTAGTCTGGCTCACGGGGAGCGCGGACGACAACTGTCTCCAGATGGTGCGTGGATACGCTGTCTGGAGCGGTGTATTGCTGCCCATATATATAAGGAGTGGCAGCGCAGAGGAGGATGAGTGAGAAGATGAGAGTAGACATCGAGATAGAGACCTGTATATAAAAAGGGTAGGGGCGAACTCCCTAAGAGTCCGCCCCTACGTAGCTGTCTAACGGACAGGTATGGGCACTTATCGTGTGCCTCGTTGCCGTCTAGTTATTGCTTTACGAATGCAATGTGAGCGGGCAGCATACCGGTGCGTCCGGTCTGCCACTTGAGCTTGCCATCGGGTGTGTAGCAGTATAGCGTACCACTAGAGACAAAGTCCTTGGCATCCATGATGTAGATGTCGCCCGAAGTGGGGTGGATAGCGAGACCGTATGCGGTCTGAATGTTTTCAGCCGTGCCATCGGTGATGAAGCTCTCAGCGAGAGGCTTCGCAGCGTTGATGTCAACCAGACCGAAGCCTATCTTCATCTTCTTAGCTGCACTATCCCAGACGCTGCTGTAGTAGTAGAGCTTGTCACCATAGAAGGCCATCTCAGCGCAAGGCATATTGAGCGAGTCGAGCTTCGCAACCTTTTGCGTAGCTGGGTCTAGGTCTATGTAGTAGAGGTTTGAGGGTACGTTGCCGTAGTTACCACGCGAGGTGACCCATAGTCTACCGTTGTGGTCCATTCTGAGGCGGTGGAGATTCATACCAACCTCGATCTTGTCTACTTCGGTGAAGCTCTTAAGGTCGATGACTGATAGGGTGCGCTCATAGTTTGGCTTCATGTAGCCACCAGAGTTAGCGACGTATAGTCTTTCGCCCTTGATAACCATCTCCTCAGGCTGGTAGCCTACGACGACCTGTCCTGTGATAGCGAGCGTGTTGAGGTTGATACGATAGACGGCTCCACGGACTTGCCCCTGAGCGTCTCGTGTATCTGAGGTGCTGACGTAGCTAGAGACGTAAGCATTGTCGCCGCTGAAGCAGA
The sequence above is a segment of the Porphyromonas vaginalis genome. Coding sequences within it:
- a CDS encoding DUF5074 domain-containing protein, which encodes MNHLYRNLLLLCILSLGLFSSCQEPDAIVPADSEEIANSQQVSGGIAGFYLLNEGNFQANNSSLDYMNLVNGTYTRNIYATVNPNVVKELGDTGNDLQAYGSRLYAVINSSNKVEVLDAQSGKRIGQVNIPNCRYICFSGDNAYVSSYVSTSDTRDAQGQVRGAVYRINLNTLAITGQVVVGYQPEEMVIKGERLYVANSGGYMKPNYERTLSVIDLKSFTEVDKIEVGMNLHRLRMDHNGRLWVTSRGNYGNVPSNLYYIDLDPATQKVAKLDSLNMPCAEMAFYGDKLYYYSSVWDSAAKKMKIGFGLVDINAAKPLAESFITDGTAENIQTAYGLAIHPTSGDIYIMDAKDFVSSGTLYCYTPDGKLKWQTGRTGMLPAHIAFVKQ